Genomic window (Bosea vaviloviae):
GTCGGCAAGACGACCTATGCGTTCCGGCACATCAAGGCCGTTTCCGGCAGCACCCGTTTCGTCAACCTCGACGAGATCGCGCGAGGGCTTTCGCCGCTTGATCCGGCAGCGGAGCAGCAACGTGCCGCACGTGTCGCCCTGGAGATGACCCGCTCGCTGATCGCGGAGCAGCAGCCGTTTTCGATCGAGACGACGCTATCCAAAAAAGCGCATCTGCGTACCATCACCACAGCCCGCGAAGCAGGCTTCGATGTGAATTTGCTGTTCTTTCTGGTCGCTTCGCCGGAGATATCCTTGTCGCGGATCGCGCGGCGGGTCAGTGAAGGCGGACATGACGTGATGGAGGTCGACGTCCGTCGGCGCTTCGATCGCGCGATCGCCAATCTTCCTGTCTATATCGATCAGGTCGATCGATGGCGGGTCTTCGACAACGCGACGCTGAAGCCGAAAGTCGTGGCCGAAGGCCGGCGTGGCTGCATTGCGTTGATCGAAAAGACGCCGACCTTGCCGGCGGCCCTATGGACGGCGCTCGAGACGCTGCCGCCTTGCGCCGAATGACGTCCGCACCCGTCCTCTATGGCGCGCCCTATAGTGTCTATGTCCGGGCCGTCCGGTTGGCGCTGGAAGAAAAAGGCGTCCCCTATCGGCTGGAGCCGATCGATGTCTTTGCCGAAACCGGGCCGCCGGCTGCCTTGCTCGAAAGGCAGCCTTTCGGCCGCATACCCGCCTTCGAGCATGACGGCTTCAAGCTGTACGAGGCGGGAGCGATCGAGCGCTATGTCGATGAGGCGTTCCCGGGACCGGCCCTGCAGCCGTCCGCTCCACGCGAGCGGGCCAGGGTCAATCAGCTGATCAGCATCCTCGACTCATACGCTTACCGCACTTTGGTCTGGGATATCTATGTCGAGCGCGTTTCCAATCCCAGGAAGGGCCGTCTGCCTGACGAGGCCCGCATCCAGGCCGCATTGCCGAAAGCGCAGCTCTGCCTGCGCGCGATCGGCGAGCTGATGGATGGCGGCCCCTGCCTCGCTGGCGCCGCGCTCACATTGGCCGATCTGCATGCCGCGCCGATGTTCGCTTATTTCACGCTGGCGCCGGAAGCAGGCCAGCTGCTCGACGACGAACCCGCGATCAAGGCCTGGTGGGCGGGGATGAGCCAGAGGCCCGCCATGCATGCAACTGCCCCACCAGCCTGAATGGCTCTGCGGCTTGGAGAGCACCAGTAGCCCACCTCGCGCTCGCGAGAGGCGGGCCTGGGTGAGCGAGAACGAGCCCTCAGCTCGCCTGCTTGACCGTGATGCCCTTCTCCTCGAAGAGCGCCTGGAGCTCGCCGGCCTGGAACATCTCGCGGGTGATGTCGCAACCACCGATGAACTCGCCCTTGACGTAGAGCTGCGGGATCGTCGGCCAGTTCGAATAGGCCTTGATGCCCTCGCGGATTTCCTGATCCTCGAGCACGTTGACGCCCTTATAGGGCACACCGAGATAGCCGAGGATCTGCGCGACCTGGCCGGAAAAGCCGCACATCGGGAATTGCGGCGTGCCTTTCATGAAGACCACGACATCGCTGGACTTCACTTCGGCATCGATGCGGGCGTTGACGTCGCTCATGATCTGATCTCCTGCGGCGGGTTCAAGGCCCGCTGGAATGGTCTTGCTCTAATTCTGGGGAACCGAAGTCGTCAGCGCAAGGGCGTGCAGCACGCCGCCCATGTTTCCCTTGAGCGCGGCATAGACCATCTGGTGCTGCTGCACCCGGCTCTTCCCGGCAAAGGCTGACGAGGTCACGGTCGCGGCGTAATGGTCGCCGTCACCCGCGAGATCCTTGATCTCGACGGTGGCGTCGGGCAACGCCGCCTTGATCATCGCCTCGATATCGCGCGCATCCATCGCCATCGTGGCTCTCCTCAGGCGGCCTTGCCGGCCATATAGGCGGGCAGCCAGGTTTCATGCGCGGACTTCAGGGCCGCAATCGTGATCGCCGCCTCGCCGGAAAGGGCAAGCGCATCCCCGCCGGTCCGGCCGAGCGCGAGCGCGGCAACGCCGGCCGCCTCGAGCTCAGTGAGCACCCCGGCCGCCGAAGCCTCCGGCACCGTGACAAGATAGCGCGCCTGATCCTCGCCGAAGAGCACGGCATGGGCAGGACCAGCCGGCAGGGCGTCGATCGTCGCCCCGAGCCCGCCCGCCATCGCCATCTCGGCCAGCGCGACAGCAAGGCCACCATCCGACAGGTCATGGCAGGCGCTGACGCGTTGGGCGGTGATCAGCGCCCGCACGGCGTCGCCATTCCTGCGCTCGATCGCGAGATCGACGGGCGGCGGCGCGCCCTCTTCCCGGCCGCAGATTGTGGCGAGATAGGCCGACTGGCCGAGCCAGCCCGCGGTCTCGCCGACCAGGATGATGGTCTCGCCCGCGGCCTTGAAGGCGACGGTCGCATGCTTGGTCACATCCGCCAGCACGCCGACGCCGCCAATGGTCGGGGTCGGCAGGATCGAGACGCCATTGGTCTCGTTGTAGAGCGAGACATTGCCGGAGACGACCGGGAAATCGAGCGCCTTGCAGGCCGCCCCGATGCCCTTGATGCAGCCGACGAGCTGGCCCATCACCTCCGGGCGCTCGGGATTGCCGAAATTCAGGTTGTCGGTGATGGCGAGCGGCGTCGCGCCCACGGCGGTCAGGTTGCGCCAGGCTTCTGCCACCGCCTGCTTGCCGCCCTCGAACGGATCGGCCTCGCAATAGCGCGGCGTCACATCGGCCGTCATGGCCAGGCCCTTGGGCCCGTCCTCGATGCGGATCAGGCCGGAATCGCCGCCGGGCGTGATCACCGAATTGCCCAGGATCAGCGTGTCGTACTGTTCGGTGATCCAGCGCTTGGAGCTGAGATCGGGCGAGCCGACGAGCTTGAGCAGCGCATCGGCATGCGACAGCGGCGGCTGCACCGAGGCGGCCTCAATCACCGGCAGCTTGGGCGTCTCGATCCAGGGCCGGTCATATTCGGGAGCCTCGTCGCCGAGCTCCTTGATCGGCAGGTCGACCATGACCTCGCCCTGATGCTTCACGACGAAGCGCAGATTATCCGTGGTGTAGCCGACGACGGCGAAGTCGAGGCCCCATTTCTTGAAGATGGCCTCGGCCGGCTCCTCATGGCCGGGCTTGATTACCATGAGCATGCGCTCCTGGCTCTCCGAGAGCATCATCTCATAGGCGCTCATGCCGTCCTCGCGGCACGGCACGGCGTCGAGGTTCAGCTCCACGCCGAGATCGCCCTTGGCGCCCATCTCGACGGCCGAGCAGGTCAGGCCGGCCGCGCCCATGTCCTGGATCGCGTCGACATGGCCGGCCGCCATGATCTCGAGGCAGGCCTCGAGCAGGAGCTTCTCGGCGAAGGGATCGCCGACCTGCACGGTCGGGCGGCGCTCCTCGCCGCCCTCACCGAAGACAGCCGAGGCCATGGTCGCGCCATGGATGCCGTCACGGCCGGTCTTGGAGCCGAGATAGACGATGGCTTTCCCGACGCCCGAGGCCTTGGCGTAGAAGATCTCGTCGGCGCGGGCGATGCCGACCGCCATGGCGTTGACCAGGATGTTGCCGTCATAGCGGCTGTGGAAGCCGGTCGCGCCGCCGACATTGGGCACGCCGAAGGAGTTGCCGTAGCCGCCGATGCCGGCGACGACGCCGGAGACCAGATGGCGCGTGCGCGGATGATCGGGAGAACCGAAGCGTAGCGCGTCGAGCACCGCGATCGGCCGCGCACCCATGGTGAAGACGTCGCGCAGGATGCCGCCGACGCCGGTGGTCGCACCTTGATAGGGTTCGATGAAGGAGGGGTGGTTGTGGCTCTCCATCTTGAAGACGATGGCGAGGCCGTCGCCGATATCAATGACGCCGGCATTCTCGCCTGGCCCCTGGATAACCCAGGGCGCCTTGGTCGGCAGCGTCTTCAGATGCAGCTTCGAGGATTTGTAGGAGCAATGCTCGTTCCACATCGCCGAGACGATGCCGAGCTCGGTAATCGACGGCTCGCGGCCGATCAGATGCAGGAAGCGCTGATATTCGTCGGGCTTCAGGCCATGTTCGGCCACGAGCTGCGGGGTGATCTTGATCTCGTTGGGAATCACGGCGCGACGGTTCCTGATCGTCCGGCATGAAGAAGGGCCGGCCCTCAATGGGCGGGGCATAGCGCGCCTGCGGGCGCGAGACAACGCATTCCCGACCTGCAATGGCGCTGTTCAGGCGGAAAGTGCCTCCAGCGCCGCGCGCAAGGGGCCCGGAATCGGCACCGGCTTCTGCGTCAGCCGCTCGACATAGGCATGGGTGAAGCGGCCCTGAGCCGCCGCTGCCTGCCCGCCCTGGCGGAAAATCCCGAGCCTATAGGTCACCGAACTGGTTCCCAGCCGCGCCACGGCAAGCCCGATCTCGACGGTTTCGGGAAAAGCGACGCTCTCGAAATAAGTGCAGCTCGTCTCGACCACGAGGCCGACAACCGGACTCGTCGCCGGGTCGAGAAAACCCTGCTCGACCAGCCAGGCGTTCACGCCCGTATCGAACCAGCCATAATAGACGACATTGTTGACGTGGCCGAACACGTCATTGTCGTGCCAGCGCGTCGGGATCGCTCGGAACAGCTTGAAGTCGTCGCGGGAGAGGCGGGGCTCGCGGGCGCTCATAGGGGAGCCTTGTCGCCTGCCCCGATCTCGGGCACGCCCAGCGCATCCGCCAATCGCGCCTTGGCCGAGCCCGGGCGCAGCGGCTTCTGCTGGCTTTCATGCGGGGCCCAGCCGGAGAGCCAGACCATCTCGAAGGTCGCGCGCAAGCGCCCATCGGCATCAGCGAAGCGCTCCGCATAGAGCAAAGCCGCCCGCGCCAGAGTTTCACGCCGCAACCAGGTTCGGCTGCGCTGCGTCAGCGCATTGGCCCAGCCCATGGCGCGCAGATCGCCGAGCAGGCCGAAGATGTCGCGGTAGCGCACCGTAACGAGTTCGCTGTCGACGACGGGCAGCGCGAAACCGGCGCGCTGCAGCAGGCTGCCCATGTCGCGCAGATCGGCGAAGGGGGCGACGCGCGGGCTCACCCCGCCCGAGGTCTCCGCCTCCGCCTCCAGCAGCACCTGCCGCAATTCCTGCAGCGTGCGTCCGCCGAGCAGGCAGCCAATGAACAGCCCGTCCGGCCGCAAGGCCCGCCGGATCTGGATCAGCGCGCCGGGCAGGTCGTTGACGCCGTGCAGCGCCAGAAGCGAGGCGGCAAGGTCGAGCGAGCCGGCCGCGAAGGGCAGGCGCTCGAGATCGCCGACAATGTCGGCATCCGCATCCGCCACCTCGGCCATGCGCAGCAGCGCCTCCGCCTTGGCCCGGAGCATCGGTGCCGCAACCGGCAAGGGCGTGCCGAGATCAGCCGCCAGAGTAAAGCGCCGCAGCACCGCGTCGAGCCGCTCAGCCAGATCCCCGGCCGCCCGCACGAGCAGGAAGTCCGGATAGCCGGCCGCAAGCGCCCGCGCCAGCCGGCGCCGGCCAAGATCGCGATCGAAGACGGGCGGGTTCTCGCTCAATCGCACGGCTCCTCGCGCACGGCTCCTCGCCAGTGCGCCCCATCAACGCTCCAGCAGCCGCTCGATCTCAGCCCGCAGCTGCGGGCCGAGATCGCCGCGGTCGAGCGCATAGGCGATGTTGGCGGTCAGGAAGCCGATCTTCGAGCCGGTATCGTAGATATCGCCGTCGAAGCGCACGGAATAGAACGGCTCTAGCCGCGACAGCGCGATCATCGAATCGGTGAGCTGGATCTCGCCGCCGGCGCCCGGCTCCTGATTGGCCAGCAGGTTGAAGATCGTCGGCTGCAGGATGTAGCGGCCGGTGATGTGCAGGTTCGAGGGCGCCGTGCCCTTGGCCGGCTTCTCGACCATCTTCGTCACCCTGGACACCTTGGCGTTGCGATCCTCGACGCCGACAATGCCGTATTGATGGGTCTGGTCCTCAGGTACGGGCGCCACCGCGACGTGGTTACCACCATGCTTCTCATAGGCATCCATCATCTCGGCGAGGCAGCCCTTGCCATGGCTGTGATGCAGCATGTCGGGCAGGAGCAGCGCGAAAGGCTCATCGTCGCCGATGATGTCACGCGCGCACCAGACGGCGTGACCCAGGCCGAGCGGAGCCTGCTGGCGGGTGAAGCTGGTCGCACCGGCGGCCGGCAGATCGGCCAGGAGCCCTTCCAGCTCCTTGAGCTTGTTGCGCTTGCGCAAGGTGTCGTCGAGCTCGTAGGCAAGGTCGAAATGATCCTCGATCACGCCCTTGTTGCGACCGGTGATGAAGACGAAATGCTCGATGCCGGCGGCCCTCGCCTCGTCCACGACATGCTGCACGACCGGACGGTCGACGACGGTCAGCATCTCCTTGGGGATCGCCTTGGTGGCGGGCAGGAAGCGTGTGCCGAGCCCGGCGACGGGAAGAACGGCCTTGCGAATGCGTTTCGTCATGAAGAATCCATTTCGCGCGCTTAGCCGTGCGATGACGGCGGCGGGTGGGGTGGAGGTGGCGACTTGGCTCACATGTTCACTGAGCCCGCCGATGATGGCAAATAGCAGGACGACCTTGATGGCTCGTCAACATCTTTTGCTTAGATGAGTCGAAACGATTGTGACGGATGAGGATGTGTAATGGCGATTCTGGTTTCGGGCGGCGCCGGCTATATCGGCAGCCATATGGTTCTGGAATTGCTCGATCGTGGTGAGCAGGTCGTCGTACTTGACGATCTCTCGACCGGTTTCTGGTGGGCGGTGCCGAAGGAAGCCACCCTCGTCCAGGGCGATATGGGCGACCAGCCCTTCGTCGAGCGCGTCATCGCCGAGCACGGTATCACCGAAATCGCGCATTTCGCCGCCAAGATCGTGGTGCCCGATTCCGTCTCCGACCCGCTCGGCTACTATCTCAACAACACAGTGAAGACGCGCGCGCTTCTGGAAAGCGCGGTCCGCGGCGGCGTAAAGCATGTCATCTTCTCCTCTACGGCGGCCGTCTATGGCGAGCCGCCGGTCAGCCCCGTGCCTGAGGAGATCGCGCTCAATCCGATCAACCCCTATGGCCGCTCCAAGCTGATGAGCGAATGGATGCTGAGCGACGTGGCGCGCGCTTTTCCCCTGACCTATGTCGCGCTGCGCTATTTCAACGTCTCCGGCGCCGACCCCAAGGGCCGCTCGGGCCAGTCGACCCCCAACGCGACTCATCTGATCAAGGTCGCCTGCCAGGCGGCGCTCGGCCAGCGCGCCGGGCTCGAGGTCTTCGGCACCGATTATCCGACGCCCGACGGCACCTGCGTGCGCGACTACATCCATGTCACCGACCTGGCGCGGGCGCATCTCTCCGCCCTCGACCATCTGCGTGCAGGTGGCGCGAACCTCACCCTGAACTGCGGCTATGGGCGCGGCTATTCGGTCAAGCAGGTGGTGGATGTGGTGAAGCAGGTCTCCGGCGTCGATTTCCCGGTCAAGCTCTCCGGCCGCCGCGCCGGCGATCCCGCCTCGCTCGTCGCCAAGGCCGATCGCATCCGCTCCGAGCTCGGCTGGCAGCCCGAGCATGACGATCTCGAGCAGATCGTGCGCCAGGCCCTGGCCTGGGAAGACCAGCTGAAAACGCGCAACGCGAAATAAGCCCGCGGCCAAATAAGCTTGCGGCCAAGCAAAACTACCTGCGAAACCGGCGCGCGATTGCGCGCCGTTTACCCTTGGTTAATCTTGTTCGGGCGCTGTGGGGAAAGGTCTCTTTCCCACTAGCTTGCCCGAGCGAGGTTCGTCATGCGCCTGTCCGTGATCGCCGCCGCGGCCATCATCAGCCTCGCCCCCGCGCTTGCGCAGACCACCGGCTCGATCAACCTCTCGGCGGCGCGCGCCAAGGACGCCAAGCCGGCGCCGGCCAATGCCTCTTTTGACGCCTTCCTGAAGGGACTCTGGCCGCAGGCCCAGGCGCGCGGCATCTCGCGCGCGACCTTCGACCTCGGCTTTCGCGGCGTGACGCCTGATGCCTCGATCGTGGCGCTGACCAAGAAGCAATCCGAGTTCACCGCGCCGATCTGGGGCTATCTCAACAGCGCGCTCGGCGGCACGCGCATCCCGCGTGGGCGCGACGCGGCAAATGAGAATGCCGGCGTCCTGGCGCAGGTCGAGGCGCGCTACGGCGTGCCCAAGGAGGTCGTGCTCGGAATCTGGGGCATGGAGACCAATTACGGCTCGTTCAAGGGCGACAAGGACACGATCCGCAGCCTCGCGACCCTGGCGCAGATCCGCTATCGCGGCGACTTCTTCCGCGACGAATTGCTGACTGCGCTGGAGCTGATCGAGAAGGGCCATGTCGAGCGCGCCGAACTGCGCGGCTCCTGGGCCGGCGCGATGGGCCACACCCAGTTCATGCCGTCGAGCTACATGAAATACGCCGTCGACTGGACCGGAGACGGCCATGCCGACATCTGGACCTCGACCAGCGACGCGCTCGCCTCCACCGCCAATTACCTCAAGGGCTATGGCTGGGTGCCGGGCCTGCCCTGGGGCCTCGAGGTCACATTGCCCGAGCGGTTCGATTATCGCATCAACAAGGCGAGCTTCTCTTCCTTCGCCGCCGCCGGCGTGCGCCGGGCGGATGGGCGGCCGCTGCCCGCCTCCGGCGAAGCGCGGTTGTTCTTCCCCGCCGGCCATCGCGGACCGGTCATGCTGCTGACCGAGAATTTCGACGTCATCAAGAAGTACAATTCCTCCGACGCCTATGCGCTTGCCGTCGGCCATCTCGGCGACCGCATCATGGGCCGGCCGGCGATCCAGGCCGACTGGCCGGTCCAGGCGCCGCGCCTCGACAAGACGGGGCTGCAGGAGGTGCAGCGCCGGCTCAAGGCGGTCGGCCTCTACAATCACGACGCCGACGGGCGCATCGGAACCGGCACGCGCGAGGCCGTGCGGCAATACCAGCTCAAGACCGGCGAGATCGCCGACGGCTATCCGACACCGGCCCTGCTGGCCAAGATGCGCGACGCCCGCTGACGCTGTCCCGATCCTGGGCTATGATGGCTGCGAAGCCACGGCGCAGGATCGAAAGACTCATGCGTTTGCGTTCCCTCGTCACAGTGCTGGGTGCGGCCTGCCTGCTGTTCATGACCGGCGGGCCATCCTCGCTCGCCCAAGGCGCGCCCCCGCCGCAGCAGCGCGGTTTCTTCTCCTTCTTCTGGCAGCAGCCGCCACCACCTCCCGCCGTCGTGCCGAGGCGTCCGCGCTTCGTGCCGCCGCCGGTCGTGAAACGACGTGCGCCGCCGGTCATCGTCAGGGACGACCCCGTCATTCCGAAGGTCGATGTCGCCCATCATGTCGTGGTGATCGGCGACTCGCTCGCCGTGCTCCTTGCCGGCGGGCTCGACGATGCCTTGAACGACAGGCCCGACGTGGTGGTGGTCAACAAGGCCAAGCCCGATTCCGGCCTGGTCAGGAGCGATTTCTACGACTGGCCCAAGGCCGCCAACGATCTGCTGGCGAGTGACTCGAAAATCAGCCTCGGCGTGATGCTGCTCGGCCTCAACGACCGGCAGGCGATCCGCGAGGGCGAGACGGTGCACGAGCCGCTCAGCCCACGCTGGAGCGAACTCTACAAGGCCCGCATCGACGCGGTCGCCAACGCCTTCGCGGCGAGGCGGGTTCCGCTGATCTGGGTCGGCGCACCACCCGTCCAGAACCCCCGCCTCTCCGCCGATTTCGTCTCCTTCAACGAGCTCTACCGCCAGCAGGCCGAGAAGGCCGGCGGGCAATATGTCGATCTCTGGGGCGCCTTCGTCGACGCCGAGAACCGCTACACGGCGATGGGGCCGGATGTGTCGGGCCAGGCCATGCGGCTGCGGCTCGGCGACGGCATCCATTTCACCACGCCAGGAGCCCGCAAGGCCGCGCATTTCGTCGATGTGCTGATCCGCCGGCAGATCGAAAGCCAGCCGCAGCCGGGCCTCAGCGCCGTGCCGGCAGCGCCGGGAACCGGTGCTCCGACCAATCCCGAGCTCCAGCCCGGCGGCATCGAGCGCCTGATCGACGCCATGGTCGGCAACCTGCCCGCCGCGCCGGGGCTGCCGACCGCCTTGCAGGTCAAGCCGCTGGCCGGGCCGATCCAGCCCCTGACCGGGCAAGCGAGCGTCGGAGAACAGGCGCTGCTGGCCTCGATCCCGGATGCCCGCGGACGCGGCGAGGCTGCAGCCCAGCTCGACCGCATCTTCGGTGAAGGCATCGCGCCCGAGCCGAAGCCCGGGCGTCTCGACGATTACAAATGGCCCCGCTGAATCCGGGCCGACTCCTGGGAGCTTGTCGCGAAACTCGCTCCGGCGAGTCGGCTGGCGTGGCTTTCGAGAACCGGAGCGCAGCGGACTTCATGTCCGTGAGCACCGGAAGCGCAGAAAGCCGCGTCAAACGGCCGCCGGAGTAGAGTTACGCGGCAGGCTCACCGCGGCAGGATCGTCTCGCCCATCAGATGCTTGTCGATCGCATGGGCCATCTGGCGGCCTTCGCGGATGGCCCAGACCACCAGCGACTGGCCGCGCCGCATGTCGCCCGCGGTGAAGACCTTCTCGACCGAGGTCTTGTAGGCGAGCGTATTGGCCTCGACATTGCCGCGCTTGTCGAGCGTGACGCCGAGCTTCGCCAGCAGCCCCTCATGGACCGGCGAGACAAAGCCCATGGCGAGCAGCACGAGATCGGCCTTGAGATCGAACTCGGTGCCCTCGATCGGCTTGAACTGGCCGTCGACCCTGGCGCAGCGCAGCTTGCGGACCTGGCCGTTCTCGCCGATGAACTTGATCGTGCCGATGGCGAAGTCGCGCTCGGCGCCTTCTTCATGGCTCGACGAGGTGCGCAGCTTGAGCGGCCAGTTCGGCCAGGTCAGCGCCTTGTTCTCCTTGACGGGAGGTTCCGGCATGATCTCGATCTGCGTCACCGAGAGCGCGCCCTGGCGCACCGAGGTGCCGATGCAGTCGGAGCCGGTATCGCCGCCGCCGATGACGACGACATGCTTGCCCGAGGCCAGGATCGGCTTGGCGTTGCCGGTCGCGGGCTCGGCCCCGACGCGGCGGTTCTGCTGCGGCAGGAAGTCCATCGCGAACTGGACGCCGTCGAGCTCGCGGCCCTCGATGGCTAAGTCGCGCGGCTTCTCGGCGCCGCCGGTCAGGCCGACGGCGTCATATTGCGCGAGCAGCTCGGCGGGGTCGATATCGACGCCGACATTGACGCCGTAATGGAAAATGACGCCCTCGGCCTCCATCTGGCGGACGCGGCGCTCGACATGGGACTTCTCCATCTTGAAGTCCGGGATGCCGTAGCGCAGCAGCCCGCCGGCCCTGGCCTGACGTTCATAGAGATGCACCTCGTGGCCGACGCGCGCGAGCTGCTGCGCGGCAGCGAGGCCCGCCGGGCCGGAGCCGATCAGCGCGACCTTCTTGCCGGTCTTGACCTTGGCCGGCTCGGGCGTGATCCAGCCCTCCTGCCAGCCCTTGTCGACGATGGCGCATTCGATCGACTTGATGGTGACCGGCGTGTCCTCGAGGTTCAGCGTGCAGGATGCCTCGCAGGGCGCCGGGCAGACGCGACCGGTGAACTCCGGGAAGTTGTTGGTCGAGTGCAGATTGGTCAGCGCCTCGCGCCACTTGTCGTTGTAGACGAGGTCGTTCCAGTCCGGGATCTGGTTGTTGACCGGGCAGCCATTGTGACAATAGGGGATGCCGCAATTCATGCAGCGTGCCGCCTGGTCACGCGTCGCCTCGACCCCGAGCGGGATCACGAATTCCTTGTAATTCCGGATCCGGTCCGAGGCCGGAAGATACTTCCGGTCGCGGCGGTCGATCTCGAGAAAGCCGGTTACCTTGCCCATCGTCTTACTCCGCCGCGACCGACATGCTGGCCTGCGCCTGCTCGATTTCCTGTAGCGCACGCCGGTACTCGACCGGCATCACCTTGACGAATTTGGGCAGGTACTCCACCCAGTTGTCGAGAATGTCCTTGGCGCGAAGCGAGCCGGTATAGCGCAGGTGATCGCTGATCAGCTGATGCAGGCGCTCGGCATCGTAGCCGGACATATTGGCCATCACGTCGATGCGGCCCTTGAATTCGAGGTCGCCGCCATGGTGGTGGATGCGCTGCATCAGCTCCTCCTCCTCGATGACCGGTTCGAGGTCGACCATGGAGAGGTTGCAGCGCTTGGCGAAGCTCTTGTCCTCGTCGAGCACATAAGCGACACCGCCCGACATGCCGGCGGCGAAGTTTCTGCCGGTCTGGCCGAGCACGACGACGACGCCGCCGGTCATGTATTCGCAGCCATGGTCGCCCGTGCCCTCGACCACCGCGATCGCGCCGGAATTGCGCACCGCGAAGCGCTCGCCGGCGACGCCGCGGAAATAGCACTCGCCCGAGATCGCCCCGTAGAGCACGGTGTTGCCGACGATGATCGACTGCTCGGCCAGCGGCCGGGCATCGGGCGAGGGCTTGATGACCAGCTTGCCGCCCGAGAGGCCCTTGCCGACATAGTCGTTGGCCTGGCCGGTGAGATCGAGCGTGACGCCGTTGACGACCCAGGCACCGAAGCTCTGGCCGGCGGTGCCGGTGAGCTTCACCGTGATCGTGTCCTCGGCCAGGCCGGCATAGCCGTAGCGCTTGGCGACCTGGCCTGAGAGCATCGCGCCGGTCGAGCGGTCGACATTGCGGATCGGGCTTTCGATCACGACCTTGTCGCCCTTTTCGAGTGCGCCCTGCGACTGCGCGATCAGCATGCGGTCGAGCACCGTGTCG
Coding sequences:
- a CDS encoding lytic murein transglycosylase, producing MRLSVIAAAAIISLAPALAQTTGSINLSAARAKDAKPAPANASFDAFLKGLWPQAQARGISRATFDLGFRGVTPDASIVALTKKQSEFTAPIWGYLNSALGGTRIPRGRDAANENAGVLAQVEARYGVPKEVVLGIWGMETNYGSFKGDKDTIRSLATLAQIRYRGDFFRDELLTALELIEKGHVERAELRGSWAGAMGHTQFMPSSYMKYAVDWTGDGHADIWTSTSDALASTANYLKGYGWVPGLPWGLEVTLPERFDYRINKASFSSFAAAGVRRADGRPLPASGEARLFFPAGHRGPVMLLTENFDVIKKYNSSDAYALAVGHLGDRIMGRPAIQADWPVQAPRLDKTGLQEVQRRLKAVGLYNHDADGRIGTGTREAVRQYQLKTGEIADGYPTPALLAKMRDAR
- a CDS encoding DUF459 domain-containing protein, with translation MRLRSLVTVLGAACLLFMTGGPSSLAQGAPPPQQRGFFSFFWQQPPPPPAVVPRRPRFVPPPVVKRRAPPVIVRDDPVIPKVDVAHHVVVIGDSLAVLLAGGLDDALNDRPDVVVVNKAKPDSGLVRSDFYDWPKAANDLLASDSKISLGVMLLGLNDRQAIREGETVHEPLSPRWSELYKARIDAVANAFAARRVPLIWVGAPPVQNPRLSADFVSFNELYRQQAEKAGGQYVDLWGAFVDAENRYTAMGPDVSGQAMRLRLGDGIHFTTPGARKAAHFVDVLIRRQIESQPQPGLSAVPAAPGTGAPTNPELQPGGIERLIDAMVGNLPAAPGLPTALQVKPLAGPIQPLTGQASVGEQALLASIPDARGRGEAAAQLDRIFGEGIAPEPKPGRLDDYKWPR
- a CDS encoding glutamate synthase subunit beta yields the protein MGKVTGFLEIDRRDRKYLPASDRIRNYKEFVIPLGVEATRDQAARCMNCGIPYCHNGCPVNNQIPDWNDLVYNDKWREALTNLHSTNNFPEFTGRVCPAPCEASCTLNLEDTPVTIKSIECAIVDKGWQEGWITPEPAKVKTGKKVALIGSGPAGLAAAQQLARVGHEVHLYERQARAGGLLRYGIPDFKMEKSHVERRVRQMEAEGVIFHYGVNVGVDIDPAELLAQYDAVGLTGGAEKPRDLAIEGRELDGVQFAMDFLPQQNRRVGAEPATGNAKPILASGKHVVVIGGGDTGSDCIGTSVRQGALSVTQIEIMPEPPVKENKALTWPNWPLKLRTSSSHEEGAERDFAIGTIKFIGENGQVRKLRCARVDGQFKPIEGTEFDLKADLVLLAMGFVSPVHEGLLAKLGVTLDKRGNVEANTLAYKTSVEKVFTAGDMRRGQSLVVWAIREGRQMAHAIDKHLMGETILPR